The Heyndrickxia acidicola sequence ATGTAAAAATAAATGAAAACCATTTTGAACAAATTATGATTATCGTTCTGGATAATGCCGTTAAATATTCAGATGATGTTCAGAAGGTTAATATAACGCTTAAAGAGGAAAATCAATTCCTTCATATTGATATTCAAGATTATGGAGTCGGTATTCCTAGTGTGGATTTACCTAATATTTTCCATCGTTTCTACAGGGTTGATAAAGCTAGAAGCAGGGAAAAAGGAGGGAATGGACTGGGCCTTGCCATTGCCAAGCAAATTATTGAGAGTTATTCAGGCAAGGTTTACGCTAGGAGCAAGGTAGGGGAAGGAACCACAATTACCTTTATATTGCCGAAAATACGATAAAGCCGATGATGAACAATCATCGGCTTTTTTGTGCATCTTAAAAGGTAAGTAAGTCAGGCCATGGCTGAAAAAAAGGGATTTTTGTGCTTTAAAGCAAAAAATGGGTCAGGCCCCTAAATATTGGTTTGTCTGTTATCGTCTTTCCGATACATCTACTTCTGTGTATTGCATATCTGTATTTTTAGGCATTTTGATTTCCAATATACCATCCCTAAATTGTGCAGTGGTACCTTTTTTCTTTACAAGGCACGGCAAAGTAATAATTTGCCGTTCACCCTGGGAAGGTATATTTTCAAGAATTGCCTGATTTGAAGTGTGGAAGATTCGAATCTGTTTTGCCCATTCTTCCTCTTTTAATGGAACACGGACAAAAATATCATCAAACGTTTCAAAAACAGCGGCTTGAATTGTTTGCTGCTGAACTCCTCTAGTGTCCTCCATTTGCTGTTCACCTTGAGGCTGCTGTTGAAACATGGACGAGGCATTTTTCATTAGACCATCCTGATTAAAAAGGCCCTGCCATTGATCAGGCATCACTTGGGAGAGCATGTTTTGCACATGTTTTTCAATATCTTGAGGTTTGATTTGACCCATCCAGTTGGATGATTCCTTATTAAACGGGAACATATTCCAAGGAAACATGTGAATCCTCCCTTCTTAATGCATATAAACATTTAAAATAGTGTTAGAAAATTCCGATTCAATAAATGCGCAATTTAGAATTGCCGCTATTAATCATTTCAGTATATGCTTCATGAAAACGGAGTGTTCAATTAGACCGGGCTATAGAAAGAAAAGAGCACAGTTGATAAGGGAAAGTAACAAATAACAGCATGTGGAATATCATAACGGTAAAGTTGTAAGACGGGAAAAGATGATATGATGAGAACGGCTCAGTTAAATTTCTTTGTTGAAATCAACAGGTTATTTTAACAAAGACCACCATCATAATAAAATCCGCACCATTACTCATGAAAATTTGTCCTTACTCCCATAACGAGAAGGTAATTATTATTAACAGAGGTCAGTTTGGCTTGATGTTTCAAACTCGCAGAAATGATTATTTTAGGGTAGCCATTAGAAAAAAGAGAAATTTATCAGCAAAAGATTTTGATTTTGCTGGAATAAGTAGTAAGATAAATATGGAAATTTTTAATGATCTAAGAAGGCAGAGAGTAAGCGGTTCATTTTTCGACTATTTTGTCCAAATATATTCTCATGGATGTGGAAATAAGGGAAATGAGCAGCTGTTCATTCATTTTTTAAAAAAATAAGTTTTACACCTTTAACTTATTACATTACAGTGATAAAATTGTCATTGTAAGCGTTATAGCTTATCCTTTTTATTATCATTACATAATTTTCTTTTCTGCAATCGCTAATCTTTTTTCGACAATTATATTGCAGAAAAATATTAAGGCTTAATGGCTGGAGGTTTTTCAAGATGAATCAACAAGCATCAAGAGGATTCTGGGACCGATTTTCAGGCCCCAACCTTGGGTATGTCATGGAGGTTTACGAAAATTATTTAAATAGTCCTGATAGTGTAGATCCTGAAATGAGGGCGCTTTTTGAACAATGGGGAGCACCAGTAGTTTCAAACTCGTCTGAATCGACACACGGGCAAGCAGATGTATCTTTCCAACTGCCTGCAAATCCAACGATGACCAGCAAAATTGTTGCTGCAGTCAAGCTGGCCGACAATATCCGTGCATACGGTCATTTAGCCGCGGATATTTATCCTTTGAATGATCGTGAAAAGGATACCAGGCGGATTGAATTAAGTGAATTTGACCTGACTGAAGATGATTTAAAACAAATATCTCCTTCCTTTATCTGTCCAGATGCACCTGCTGAAGTGACAAATGGATTGGATGCGATTAATTACTTGAAAGAAATCTATACAAAGAAGCTCGCGTTTGAATTCGACCATGTTCATAACATTGAAGAAAAACACTGGCTTCTTCGTACTGTTGAATCTGGAAAAGTAAGCCCTTCCTTTAACAAAGACCAGAAGCTGAAGATTTTAAAAAGGCTGGCACAAGTGGAAGGTTTTGAGAAGTTTGTCCACCGGACGTTTGTAGGGCAAAAACGTTTCTCCATTGAAGGTCTTGATACTCTCGTTCCTTTAATGGAAGAATTAGTGAGCTCTGCTGTGCAAGCGGGTACAAAAACAGTGAATATCGGCATGGCACACAGAGGACGTCTGAATGTGCTTGCACATATCCTGGAAAAACCTTATGAACTCATTTTTGCTGAATTCCAGCATGCACCAAATAAAGATTTGATTCCTTCAGAGGGTTCGATTGGCATTACGTATGGCTGGACAGGCGATGTAAAATACCACTTAGGTGCTGATAGGCGTTCAAATCAGGAAAGCACTTTGAATGCTAGAATCGTATTGGCTAATAATCCTAGTCATTTGGAGGTTGCCAGCCCTATTGTCGAAGGTTATACTCGCGCTGCCCAGGATGATCGTACAAAAGCTGGTTACCCTGAACAGGATACAGAAAAGGCTTTTTCAATCAGTGTGCATGGAGATGCTGCTTTTCCTGGAGAGGGAGTAGTCGCTGAAACCCTTAACCTTGATCAGTTGGAAGGCTATAGCACTGGTGGTTCTGTTCATATCATTTCCAATAATATGATTGGATTTACTACAGAAAGCTATGATTCACGATCTACCAAATATGCTTCTGATACGGCAAAAGGATTTGAAATTCCAATAGTTCATGTAAACGCGGATGATCCCGAGGCTTGTATATCAGCTGCCATGTTTGCCTATGAGTACCGTAAGAGATTTAATAAGCATTTTATGATTGACTTAATAGGTTACCGCCGTTTTGGCCATAACGAAACAGATGAACCGATGACGACAAATCCAACCATGTATAACCGTATTCATAAGCATTTAACGGTTAAATCTCTCTATGCTGAGAAACTGATCAGCGAGGGAGTTATAAGCCAGGATGTGTTGAAACAGATTGACCAGGATATTGTCGATTCATTGCAAAAAGCGTATGATTTGGTACCTGGTAAGGAAGAAGATCCAGATATCACCATGAATCCTCCAGAATATGTCGTGAATGGCTTCCCTGAAATGAAAACATCCATTTCGGAAGAAGAATTGCGTCAGTTAAATTCAGAATTGGTCAATTGGCCAGAGGACTTTAATGTATTTAAAAAGTTGGGAAGAATCTTAAAACGCAGAGAAAACATCTTTAACGGAGAAATGAAGATTGAATGGGCACACGCAGAAGCACTAGCTTTTGGAGCTATTCTGCAGAGCGGCACCCCAATCCGTTTTACAGGACAGGATACGCAGCGTGGAACTTTTGCTCAGCGCAACCTCGTTCTTCATGATGAGAAAACAGGGGAAGAATATATTCCGCTACATCATATTAAAGATGCATGTGCTTCTTTTGCCATTTATAACAGTCCATTGACTGAGACTGCAGTTGTAGGTTTTGAGTATGGATACAATGTTTTTTCGCCTGAAACATTGGTCCTTTGGGAAGCGCAATTCGGAGACTTTGCCAACGTGGCTCAAGTAATGTTCGATCAGTTCATTTCTGCCGGCCGTGCAAAATGGGGGCAAAAATCAGGTCTTGTTATGCTGCTTCCACACGGATACGAAGGACAGGGACCAGAACATTCAAGTGCAAGGCTGGAAAGGTTCCTACAATTATCTGCTGAAAACAACTGGACAGTTGCAAATGTTTCAACTGCAGGACAGTATTTCCATATCCTGCGCAGGCAGGCTTCCATGCTTAAGGAAGAAGGAATTCGTCCGCTCGTAATCATGACACCAAAAAGCCTTCTGCGCCATCGCTTAGCATCTGTTGAACCAGAAGCCTTAACAGAAGGAAAATTCTTGCCGGTGGTTGAAGAATCGGGCTTAGGCTTGAAGAAGAATAAGGTAGAGAAAATTGTCCTTTGCAGTGGAAAGGTAGCCATTGATCTTGAAGAAAAAATTCAAGATCAAAAAGCTGAATTGGATTGGCTTCATGTATTAAGGGTAGAAGAATTATATCCATTCCCAGAGGAAGAAATTAAAGGCATTCTTTCA is a genomic window containing:
- a CDS encoding Hsp20/alpha crystallin family protein, yielding MFPWNMFPFNKESSNWMGQIKPQDIEKHVQNMLSQVMPDQWQGLFNQDGLMKNASSMFQQQPQGEQQMEDTRGVQQQTIQAAVFETFDDIFVRVPLKEEEWAKQIRIFHTSNQAILENIPSQGERQIITLPCLVKKKGTTAQFRDGILEIKMPKNTDMQYTEVDVSERR
- a CDS encoding 2-oxoglutarate dehydrogenase E1 component, with amino-acid sequence MNQQASRGFWDRFSGPNLGYVMEVYENYLNSPDSVDPEMRALFEQWGAPVVSNSSESTHGQADVSFQLPANPTMTSKIVAAVKLADNIRAYGHLAADIYPLNDREKDTRRIELSEFDLTEDDLKQISPSFICPDAPAEVTNGLDAINYLKEIYTKKLAFEFDHVHNIEEKHWLLRTVESGKVSPSFNKDQKLKILKRLAQVEGFEKFVHRTFVGQKRFSIEGLDTLVPLMEELVSSAVQAGTKTVNIGMAHRGRLNVLAHILEKPYELIFAEFQHAPNKDLIPSEGSIGITYGWTGDVKYHLGADRRSNQESTLNARIVLANNPSHLEVASPIVEGYTRAAQDDRTKAGYPEQDTEKAFSISVHGDAAFPGEGVVAETLNLDQLEGYSTGGSVHIISNNMIGFTTESYDSRSTKYASDTAKGFEIPIVHVNADDPEACISAAMFAYEYRKRFNKHFMIDLIGYRRFGHNETDEPMTTNPTMYNRIHKHLTVKSLYAEKLISEGVISQDVLKQIDQDIVDSLQKAYDLVPGKEEDPDITMNPPEYVVNGFPEMKTSISEEELRQLNSELVNWPEDFNVFKKLGRILKRRENIFNGEMKIEWAHAEALAFGAILQSGTPIRFTGQDTQRGTFAQRNLVLHDEKTGEEYIPLHHIKDACASFAIYNSPLTETAVVGFEYGYNVFSPETLVLWEAQFGDFANVAQVMFDQFISAGRAKWGQKSGLVMLLPHGYEGQGPEHSSARLERFLQLSAENNWTVANVSTAGQYFHILRRQASMLKEEGIRPLVIMTPKSLLRHRLASVEPEALTEGKFLPVVEESGLGLKKNKVEKIVLCSGKVAIDLEEKIQDQKAELDWLHVLRVEELYPFPEEEIKGILSQYPNLKELVWMQEEPQNMGAWTFVDPYLRDMAPSGVTLNYAGRPRRSSPSVGDPLVHKKEQAKLLNDALAR